Part of the Mastacembelus armatus chromosome 6, fMasArm1.2, whole genome shotgun sequence genome, ccaaaaaaggaaaaagaaaaaaatatatatcagtgAGCAttctcataaaaaaaaagcacaaacaaattttgtgttcttttattACTACATATAGTGCAACAATAAACATTGCATTTCTCACCCTTTCACTTGCATCTGAGGATGTTAATGTGctttctccatctttcttctctatTCTTAACACTTGTAAATACAAGGCATATCCCTTGTTCTACCACTGTCCTGTGCCCAAATAGTCTGTGCTCCATTCTGGGAGAAAACAGGCCTCAGACTTAGAGACGTAAACATAACACAGACCCTGCtcaaaagatacaaaaaaacaaacaaaaacaaacaaaaaaaaaaaaaaaaacaggaggaacatgaagaataaaaacagaacaagtgtTGGTGTTTTGGGCAGCATGTAGGTTTGGGAGGGCAGGGCAGTTTTAATGGTGGCGATGACCCCTGCAGTCAAACAGCCAAGTCCTCAAGGATTAAAAACCAGCTGTGTGAACCACAGCGCCCCTCCTGGACAACAGTGCTGTGTACAGGAACAGCTGCGGTCTTTGGACTTGTCGGGCCTTAGAAGGCCTGCTGGGCTGGATTGTAGTTGAATGTTGTTGGCACATGGGGCCTCTCTTCCAGCTTGTCATACTCCAGATGAAATTCCTTAGATGTAGAcaccattttaacatttcatccACAACAAAAGTTTGTGAAACTTTCTATTTGCTATTTCACCAGATAATGAAAGGACCaagaagcagcagaaaggaaACCTCTTACCTTGGCCACTTTCCTCCAGTTAAGACAATCAAAGAAGTAGTAGGTTCCCCTCTCATACGTGTTGGTCTTCAGTGTAGGCTCCATGCCAGGTGCCCTTGTTATCCAAACCCGTTCCTCTTTGTGGTACCTCCAGTCCCGGTTAAAGCTGGAAGTGAAGTTATGAAAGATTAACAATGaccaacaataacaaaacatttactgaCCTGTGACCATAAACAAATAACTCCAAGTATCAGATACCAAATTAATCAAAGTTTCACTCTAAAAAGGGAAAAGCTGCTGACTGCTTGTCACACACTAGAAGGACTGTTTAAACAaactgtgcagacagatgaaaAGTTCCTTCCACGAAGAAAAAGGTTAAATAGAATTTTTTCTAGTGTGAACTTAAGAGCAAAGATAATATTTCTGCAGCAAAAGACTGAGTACGCACAGCTCTACTGCTGCAAGAAGCTGTAGCAGGTCTCCACCATTCATGTAGTACAAGTAGAACAACAGGTCTTCACCATATCGAGACAGTTTGATTGCAGCCAACTAAAGATGGACAGGACGTAATGAGGAGAATTAGCATGGCACCAACATGGAGTACATTAATGAATACTGTAATGATGCACAGTGGCACTGTGCTCAAAATTACCTTGTCCCTTATGTGAATGTTGGTTAGGTACTCCGATGGAACGTGGAAGTCTGGAAAGGCAACAAAGTgataacacatttaaaaatccaaacataTTCAAAACACTAGATTTCAGCAGTTCCAATCACAAATGAAATAAGTGATTTTTGATCAGATGACAGGGAGGGGAAGTGTGCAGCTGGCTGAGGAGGCTTCTCATGGTTCCTAACAACCCATGTTTCTACATCTTCCTGTAATCATGAAAACGTCTTCGGGCTAGCTTTGACTGACAAATCTCAAAAGCTAATGAGCTGCCCAATGACTACTgcaaacaagcaaataaaaagATTAACGGGTTGTCCTCCCCCACACACTTCACATTAATGTCTTACCAATATCTTGAGGTCGACAAGGTGCTGAAGCCCAAGGAGACGCAAACTTGGGGTACAAGTTTCTGTCAGGGAAAGAAAGTTGCAACAAGTTCTTCAACAGAACACTTTAAATGAAAGTGGAAAGTCTTTCTCCTTCTAAACTGGTATATTATGATACCTAACCAGACTATGTGCATTTGAGTCCTAGGAGCCCATTTAAAAAACGACTTGAAACTCAAAAAAGCGACAAGTACAGAGCTATTATCATGGCATAATGTCAAGATATTTTTCATCACCTTCCTatatgacatttttgttttatggcTAAAGGTTTGCAATTTGGGTATTTTTACACCAGGTTTTTAAgtgatattaaaaatgtaattgatgaaaatttttttaaatcaaatacagACATGTTTGGGTGTACAGTATGATTATTTGATTTCAAAAATGCCTGGATTACACTGGTAAATATGCTAATTTATTGTAATGATACACGTCCAATAACGAAAATGATACAATAAGTCTTACACAAAGAATttgtatcaaaaaaaaaaaatttggcCCAACTAAAAATTCAGTCTAAATGAACAGCTATGTGATCCTAGTTCAGACCAGAGACAGTTCAGTTCAATGAAAGGAAAAGCTGGACAAATGCCATTATAACCATGGTAACCATCTGTGTCTGCAATGAATTACAGGTTATATAACATTATTTAAATGGGCTGCTGACTTTCATTACCCGACTAGTGACTTATTCAATCCTATCTAATTTGCTGGAATACATGTTTCACCAGCTAATAGTCATACCCTCAGGTCTAATGAAATTAGGGTAGGACGGCTGTCTTACTCTGGTGAGTTTAAGTTGAGTCCCAGTGTCGTGAGGTCACTTCCTAGTGCCAGATGGACCATCCCAGGATCAGTCTCTGCTGCGCGGATAAATGTTAGCAGGCCAATCATGCCAAACTGGTCTGTCACCATTCCTGAGGGAATGTTCGTCACCCGACCTATAGCAGCACAATAAACTCAAGAGTTTAACAAATTGCTGAAACTGAACTGTGATCTTTCCTCTATATTTCTAAACCACACCGAGCACGCACTGGAGACCAAACCCcgtgaatttttttttttaacgaaGATCACAAACAAGCTAAAGGAAAGATGACGATAGTCTGTATCACACTGAACATATTCTTTTGGTTTCCTCACTGTGCAGCATATGAAATAATTATCTAACCCCAAATGCAGGGTAGAGAGCCCCACTGCCTCACCCAAGTTGTGCGATTAAGAAGGGATGTCTCAGTGGAGCGATACGATTGGCTGAGTGGTCTCACCATCGGACAACACCTGGATTCCTTTCTTCTGGTTGTTGTTCTGTGCTGATGCTGTCTTGTCTCCGGGGAACTTGGGCCCATCTGCATTGGATGTGCTCTTGCTTGTGGAGTTCAAGTTCTAGtggtgacaaaaataaataaaactttttgcaCAATGAAATACATGTAATTTTAGTGTAAATAATTCTACTTAATGTGTCACATTcaatgtgtgaaaaaaagatGTCCTGTGGTGCAGACCCATCAGTGGCAACACTTACTGTTTTGTTGTCATCGTTGTTCAACGTGGGGTCCTTATAGTTTGGCCCAGGCAGTGCAGGGAAGTCTTCATTATGGATGGAGAAATCCTGTGTCTGTTCAGTTGATGGCTTTGTCACCATGCCAACTTGATGATGATgaacacagtaaacacaatTTATATGAGGCTTATAAATAGATATCCTTACTATAAAACAATATCTACAATAATTCTTCCTGCCTCAAAAAAGCCTTGACTTTTGTTGTGAACCCAATAAGCTAATGGCAATTTCCTCTCCTATGGGAAGCTTAATGTGGATAAAAAATGAGACACTTTCTTTAGCTTAATGGCCTACCATAAGGAGCCCTTCCAGCCAATGGGTTAAGCACCGGTGTTGGGTTTCCAGTCCCTTCTCTTCGACTCCTGTCTGCTAATGCAGGGAAGTCTGATAGATCCAGGCCTGTTACATTTTCACTCCCATCTGCAGCATGGAGGAGGTTAGGTTAGCTACTTGTAACATGCAAAACTTAAAAGCCAACCATTTGTGTAATAATGTGCCAACTATTTGTTCAATTATGAAACTTCCTGATatgttaaataaacaacacCCCTAAGCTGATAGGTATTACACCTACACACCAGACAACAACTCACTTGTACAGTAGTTACTATTAGCAGCAAAGATAAATCAATACAATAGTGCTACCtaccacaaaaatacacagattatTAAAAGAGCCAATTAAGTGTATAGTGACTTTTACTATAACTTTACACTGCCATGCATCTTAAAgctattttgttttctgcttaaAGAAGACACTGTTCACTGTATATTACAAGGAACAGGATCATCTAATAATGATGACCACTGAGAATATGTTTTCACTATTAGACAGGCAAGGacgttatttaaaaaaatgattcaatAATGAAGAGCATCTAAAGTATATACAGCAagttatatttataaaatgcaatatttctTACGgtttttgtataatttattttgaaaaatcagAGCTGGCTACGTTTTATATTCTGTTCAAACAGATAGATTCCAGGGTGTTGCACTGAACTTGCCTGTGCCATTAAAGATGTTGCTTGATAATGAGTTGTTCATCCCAAAAGCCTGATTGCGACTCATACCAAATCCTGAcatgctgcagagagagagaaaacaaaaccaaacaaaaaaaaacataagccCAGCTACCAAACATTGACAtccattaaaaattaaaacatctaTATCAGAAACTGTAGAGGACACAAAGGACAGCAATATACCTGTTTATGGTGAAGGGTTGGcgtgtttgctgctgtttgggCATACAGATGATACTGGGTGAGCTGCCATTGGGACTGCCCAGCCCTGAGCTGCTCATACTATTGGTCCTGCCACTTATTCCAATGCCTTGACCAACCTGAGAGTGGTTCAGCATGTTCCTCGAGTTCATCGGCAATgtccccctgttaaaacataatcTCATCTTCATTAATTTTTACTCATTTCAGGCCAAAcgccattttcattttcaagtaCTCTTTACTGTTGAAAAATACCTGCTTGGTGACGGAGGAGTATGAAGGGTCATGGTGGGGACCCCTGTCGTGGGGGTGATATGACTTGGTAACTGTGTGCCTTGTGTGAGATTTCTGTTTAGCTGAGGTGTATTATTCCCCATGCCTCTTACCGAGAAGCCAAGTGCACCTGCAGAAAGACATTGTTGGAAAAAAGGAAGCAAAACACTGTCAGACAAAATTCttctgctttctgtcaaaaaataaataaaaagtagaaaatgtcacattttaaaaattatagtAACTCAGGTTTACCTGCAATGATTTcccattaaacatttaaatcagaaacaaaacGTAAAACTTCTTTCAACTTCATGTACAACAACTGCTGTTACTGaatgtaaaggaaaaaaaaccaaaacacttaCTTTGGGGACCGTACAAACTTGCACCAAGTTGAGAAAGCTGACCCGACGACGATGGTGAGGGAGAGGACAGCATCTGGAGAAAACATTTGAGATCAGGACACAGTAACTGGAAAACATCTCCTCCAGTGTTACCTCAGGTAATGTGCAGATAAGGACATGAAACTCACATCTTTGTCCGACCGATGTGGAAACATCGACGGCTGGTTGTAGTACATGCTTTCATCAGTAAAGTCGTTATCGACAACCTCGACGAACTCTACAAATTTCTTCCTAGCACCAAACATGCCTTTTGTCACCTGAACAGAGAGAGCAGAGCTGCTGTTATAGACGATACAAGGGAGAAAAGTCAAGCAAGCAATCAAGACTTTAACACAAACAATTTCACAGTGCTTTCTAATGACACACAATTCCTCCTTGAAGCTCACTGTTGCCAATATCTTGCTCAAACTATGTTAAGTTTCCCTTACAGTAGTTTACGTGGTGCATAGTTATGGTACACCCcttttacagtatttcacagcattgtactgtttttattctgcacTACAGTGACACTACATGGACAAATATTTCTCAACAATTTAATCATAGGACAGAGTAATTTCTACAAATGTGTCtttaaacaaatggaaaaatttTATATGCACCATTTATTCTCACGTCTCTGTCGCTCACTGATATATTTGGCATTTTCTGGTTGTTAAAAGTTTTGCACAGTGAGGTCTAACTAGCTtgtaaacatatatacacatatgttaTGGACCTACACAACAAATGAACCGTATCTATACTGTGTCTTCTTGTGTCTCGTTAATCTTGTCTGTTATTATTAAGTTATTAGTAACGTTTTTTCTTTATTACCAAAACTAATCTGACAGTGTTGAGACATTAGAAGCAGGAATGCTAACAGGTGCTAACATGCTAGTTAGCGGCTAACTCAGTGTTAGCTTAAGATTAGCTAGCTTAACGCCAGTTTGCAAGCGAGCTGCCTGAGTAGTCCAACACAGCGAAACCTTACAACTTCAAAACAACGTTAACTACCAAACACCAGCCACTATCGTGCAGCTACAGAGGCCCTGCCTGTCTCCATACAGCCACAACCAGCTATGTTTGCTCGGTTCAGTTTACGCTCCGTTTGCAGCTAGCGTTAGTAGCCCAGAAACTAAAGCTAACGACCTGCTGGGAATCGAAACAGAGGAAAAGAGCGAAACTACTAACTCACGCTGGTCCATTTATAACACAACTGCTTCAGTGTGGcgaaaaatgattaaaataccCTCACCGCATCAATTTCCCTTCTCTTCGTTAGATCCAAGATGGCTGTTTATGAGGTATAGCCTTTCGCCTCTGACCTTACAAGCTGCTGACCACTTCCGTACACAACCAGCCTCacaagaaacaggaagaaattaAAACGTCGGGAAGGTTAGGCCGATTCTGCagtggataaaaataaaaacactattcTCAAGTCTCAGCGACCCTCGTGTGAACATAATGTGTACTGCATTATGAAAATACAGTGCTGTGTGTGGTTTGATCAGTACTGAAGGGGTTCCTTTAAGTCACAATGTCAATATTCTTATTAGCTTAATTGGGTTTCTCAAGATTATAGCCTCAGAATAATAATGTTAAGGTTGGAAAACCACAGCCTCCTGGGGCCTTTATAGGTTTACTATGTGctaaataaattgaaaatttGTTTGGTAGTatgcacaaataaaacacaatgtcaaCTAACAAGAAGGGCCTAAAGTTTCTCCTATCCTTTTCAGATCTTCATGGACCCTGTACAAAGACATAGTTTTATGGCCTTTGTTAGCCAATTTAAAGCATGTACTTACATAATGCATTACCccacatttatttgtgtttaataaaattaccaaagagaaaaagcagaggCCAAGCAGTCACCCAGAATAGAAAACTGTGCACATCAAACAGAAATTAGGGTACTCGGAGGTTCACTGGAGATtagtaatttttaaatttaaattttttaaacacattggACCTTGTGAGAATTTTCTGTCAAAAGATAAAAGTCTTTACAGACTTTTTACAGCCGAAATTTGGATTTTCCATGGCAGGAAAAATGCATGTGtttctaataataatgataaccAATAACAATTTCCTTTAAATGAGGTGCTTCAGTAGTCACTTAATGGGAATATTATTGCTCCTGGTGCTCTGACATATCAAAATGTCTGCCATGAATGGTATTTCTCTTACTACCTCCACGTGGTAGGTCGATAAGGAGTAGGACAAGTGCTAAACAGTCTGTCACTGAGTGAAAACAGATGACGGGCAACCATTCTGATAAGGAAAATGAAATTCCTTCACAGTTTTATCTAGCTGGAAAATAGCTCTAATGAAGGCATGCAAGATAGCATGGGCAAATCACACGTTAGACACACAGGGATGACGATCCCACTCTTACAGTTCAACGGTAAGACTTCACCAAGAAATAGGAAATGATATTCAGCTGTGAAAACTGCATGGGTGAAAAAATGACTGCATGGAAAACTAAAAGGTGAGCACCAGAATTGAAGtgaaaaaattattacaaaaaaaatatttgtaataatgACACTGAAGCCTTGACCTCACGATGACCCCACATGGATGtccaaacattttaaacaggCATGTACAATGGGGCACTGATGAAACGCagatacatacatgtacatcACACTACACTTCAATACAGCTCTTAGTTTTCAGTGGAACCTGAATCTTTATTTCCCACCTTtgcagaaacatttcaaaacatgcaATGTTTAACTACAATGTAAGTCAGAGCAAAAGACGCATACACACTCTCCCTCATTGGTCTCCTTGTGAACACTGACAGATTCTTGAATGTATTCCACAGTGCAGACCCTCTTTCGTGGCCCGGTGGCACTGACCCAGGACTGTGTCCAGACGATTAAAACAGAACGTAAATGACCTTCACTGCGCTTTCATCACAAAGCACTTCTTATGCTTATCAATGGCACCcagcccctccctctctctctctctcccacctctGTCATGTTAGAGAAGAAGGGGGAAAGTCATTAGGCATAAATGGGGAGGAGAGAGCAGCTAGTGGTTGCTATCACCATGAAAGTCAGGGCAAAGCTCAGAGCCACTGAGAGATAGTGAGAGGACTGCACTGGGGAATATCTGCCCAGGGAATACAATACATTTTCAGCTCATTAAATTGGATAAACAAATGGCTTACTGAAGAAGATTCTGAGAGTCATGGACATCAGCAGGAAAATATTAGAAAGTAGGTGTTTTTCCATTCTCATTATGATAATTTTTATGCTTAttatgtttcctgtttccatTTTGACAACTGATGATGcttattttctttgtaaacAACACAGTATCATGGATTTATCACATGAACAAATGCAATTCAACATCATATTCATGTAATACCTCAGACATGGAAGATTAATATGCTGGTGCAGTTTTACAAAACTATATTAGATTGTTACCaacttatttgtttttacacattatCAGTAACCCCAGAGGGGCGGTGGAGCAGCATTAATGGGACACCATAAAATTCAGTTGAAGACGCCTACAGACTGTTTGAGCGCAAACCTTGTTCGGCACTAAATAGATGTGGAGCACCAGTGCTGTGTCAGATACAGTCAGAACGATGGGTAATGCCATGCGAGGCATCATTGCCTTCATTCCCTCAGAGCGCTGTCAACGCTTCTTAGTGGGGGACCTAAAGGAGATGCCCCTTGATCGGACCCTGGATCTGAGTGGCCGGCAGTTGCGTCGGCTACCTGCTGCTCCCTGTGCCTTCAATGAGCTGGTGAAGCTCTACCTGAGTGACAACAACCTCAGCAGCTTGCCAGCTGAGTTGCAGGGCCTGAGAAAGCTTCAGCTGCTGGCCCTCGACTTTAACTGCTTTGAAGAGCTCCCTGCAGCAGTTTGCCAATTGCCCCAGCTCAGCATCCTTTACCTGGGTAACAACAGGCTTTACCACCTCCCCAGAGAATTGAAAGAGCTCAAGGAACTTAGTACTCTGTGGTTGGAGACTAATTGCTTCACTGTTTTCCCAAAGGTGGTTTGTGAGCTGTCTAATCTCAAGACCCTTCATCTCGGTTATAACCAGATACGAAGTTTACCAAAAGAACTTATCCAACTGGAAGAGCTAAGAAGTATATGGCTTGCTGGGAACCAGCTGGCAGAGTTCCCACCAGTGTTGCTTGAAATGCACTTGCTAGCTGTCATTGATGTGGATCGTAACAGAATACGCCAATTCCCAAGCCTGTCTCATATGCAGGGGTTGAAACTTGTTATTTATGACCATAACCCCTGTGTTAATGCCCCAGCAGTAGGTGAGGGAGTCAGGAGGGTTGGACGTTGGGCAGACAGCTCTGATGATGAGCAGGAAGATGACGGGTCAAAAGCAACAAATGAGAATACAGCAGAGGTCACAGAAGTACACCATGAGGAGGAGCAAAACACTTCGGGTCAAGGAACAAAATGACCTTTATCTGTGACAAAGCCTACTAATGCAGGATGCCACTCAAGTGGAACACTTAAAGCGGAGTGTTGTGCTGTACATCAGGCCCATGGTATTTGGTCTATATATGTTGAAGCATTAATATAAGACACTAATGGATAAGCAGCCTAAAAAGAGAATTGAatcttgtttaaaaatgtttaataactTTGGTTACTGGATGAATCCCCAGTTTCTTATTACAATTTGTAAAATTCAGTAAATGCCTTCAAATGATTAACTGCAACAATACTGACACTGTAAATTGCCATTCATTTTGACCAATTTTAAACTTCCTGTTGGTCAAAAAGCTTTGAACTATGGTATCTCATCCTAGAATCACAGATTTACACAATGATATTCTGTGGGATCAAAACAGTAATGACAAGCATATATTTCTACTCGacaaacatacagtaagtgTCTGCTTGCAAGACAGGAATACAAAAAGGCATTCATACTTTTCTTTGAAACTGACTATGCAGTAAGTTGCCTACAGTGGTGATCTACAAATTTGTTCAGTTCCAGCTAACACTGATGTCAGCAGCTGCACAGATGAGTCACTATGTCAGCAACAAAATAGCACCATATAAGTTAAAGGTTGTGTGTGATTTACTAATATATACTGCAGAGACCAAGAACAAGAACAGGACAATTTTTTGTTCTAGCAGTCTGTGATCATATCCAAACCTGCTGAGGCTAGATACACTGAGGTTTTTAATACTAGTGATGGATGTTTTAAGTCAATTAGTGCACTCCTTATCCAGACTAATGCATAATTCATCTGATAGAGTGGGGCTGTGGCTTTGAATAAAGGCTGCTAATGGCCCTAATATCATCGCCATAAGATTCTGATTTGAAACAGATCATAAATGTAGCTCAGTATACCAGGAAAATATCCTGTAAACAAGATCAAATCATTCCACAGTGTATTATTTTAGACATTTCGAATCATTTACAACATTTATGACAGAAATTTAACAGGGTTGCATATCAGCCATTTTACTGGAAATGTGATTATTTCCGGTAGAATGTGACTATGAAATGAATCCACTGAACTACTGTAATTTCAGCTTCTATCctgctttttattaaaaactactTTGATTGTGATTGTAATTctacaaaaaagaaagacaagaaaaaacatGGGTTTAATGTAGATATGACTATTACTTGtgatatttgaatattttttcaagataatttaaattatactaaaaaatatataccCTCACTCTATTAAAACCTGTAATGCCTTTACCTAAAGCACACATGGGATGCTTATCAAAAGAAATCTGTTTAATATCTTGTACTTCAACCAATAAACATATGAGGTAATAGATACTCTAATGGTAGGCAAGGTTTGGATAAAACATTAGAAAGTACAATTTAAAATGCCCTCAACAGTCCAGTTCAATGATGAGCACctctgcatatttttaaaatatcaggaGCAAGCAAAACTTTATTATTTGATTTTGCACATCACAGAAACGTATTTGggaaacattaaagaaaaatatacgCACTGCTGTATGTTTCTATGTGTTTAATTCTGTATCAGTACATAAATTAAAGGCATTTATAAGAATATTCTGAAAGACAGAACCCAAGATGACCAAGTGCATCATATTTAACAATATCTTTGGTTCAAAATCCTATATCAGCACAACTTGCACAGACCCTTTGATAATGTTTACTTACATTTCAAGCATCCTTGAAGTCAAGGTTAAATACATTGCAAGAATCACTACAATTACATTACCTTCTCTTTTTTAGCTTTACCAACCAGAACCAATTTCAAACCTTCACATATTCGTCCTACACTGTATGTATAATGATAAATACAGACATGTCTATTTGAGAGCCTAACATATTAATAGATCCATCAAAAATACCCTGGTGCTTTGTtagaatgaaaaacacaataaatataattttcacaACATTAATGTACCAACTGTAAACTGCATTGTAACAGATAACTGAACACAAAATCTGATGGAATAAACACCAGCTTTGAAAAAGTGTTGTAGCTTTAACATCATGTGCCATGGCAGTTAAATTCCCCATTACACTGAGAAATAATGTCTCTATTTAGAAGGTGAAAAAAACACCATGGATGGAACTAATTCCTTATATGCTGCACAttaagttaaaaagaaaaaaacaaagatgcttTTTTTGGGAGGCAAATCTTCCAAATCCAGTTGCTCTGAGAAAGCCTCCGAGGGAAACTATTACAAGGCGTCTTTGTCCAAATCCTCCAAAAAAGCTTTTATAGTAAGATGGCTTAATGTGAGAAACTGccactttaaaaacaatataacaatagaaaacaaacagacttAGAAAAAAGGTGTTAAATTATTGCCAGAGCTTGAATGTAGAACTTTCTGCTATGGGCCCAACCAAAACataaatgacacaaacataTGAGACTGGAGATCTGTTGTCTTTACAAGTCTGTCCACTGAACAGACAATAACGAGAAAGACACGAGCAGGAGTCAAAGTTACAGTGAAGTAAATTTATCAAGACTAGTTTGttagtactttttttttttgataaaacaACACAGGTAATATATTCTCATGCATCTATATTTTTGTCAGTTACAACTGTGAATTTGCATGAATTTAGCAATATCTGCCTAATAACTTTTCATCTACTGAAGAGTGGTGGAGCATCATAAAGCATGTGAGCATATCCTATAGGTTAACTTTAACTGTATGCAGG contains:
- the cnot2 gene encoding CCR4-NOT transcription complex subunit 2; the encoded protein is MFGARKKFVEFVEVVDNDFTDESMYYNQPSMFPHRSDKDMLSSPSPSSSGQLSQLGASLYGPQSALGFSVRGMGNNTPQLNRNLTQGTQLPSHITPTTGVPTMTLHTPPSPSRGTLPMNSRNMLNHSQVGQGIGISGRTNSMSSSGLGSPNGSSPSIICMPKQQQTRQPFTINSMSGFGMSRNQAFGMNNSLSSNIFNGTDGSENVTGLDLSDFPALADRSRREGTGNPTPVLNPLAGRAPYVGMVTKPSTEQTQDFSIHNEDFPALPGPNYKDPTLNNDDNKTNLNSTSKSTSNADGPKFPGDKTASAQNNNQKKGIQVLSDGRVTNIPSGMVTDQFGMIGLLTFIRAAETDPGMVHLALGSDLTTLGLNLNSPENLYPKFASPWASAPCRPQDIDFHVPSEYLTNIHIRDKLAAIKLSRYGEDLLFYLYYMNGGDLLQLLAAVELFNRDWRYHKEERVWITRAPGMEPTLKTNTYERGTYYFFDCLNWRKVAKEFHLEYDKLEERPHVPTTFNYNPAQQAF
- the lrrc10 gene encoding leucine-rich repeat-containing protein 10 yields the protein MWSTSAVSDTVRTMGNAMRGIIAFIPSERCQRFLVGDLKEMPLDRTLDLSGRQLRRLPAAPCAFNELVKLYLSDNNLSSLPAELQGLRKLQLLALDFNCFEELPAAVCQLPQLSILYLGNNRLYHLPRELKELKELSTLWLETNCFTVFPKVVCELSNLKTLHLGYNQIRSLPKELIQLEELRSIWLAGNQLAEFPPVLLEMHLLAVIDVDRNRIRQFPSLSHMQGLKLVIYDHNPCVNAPAVGEGVRRVGRWADSSDDEQEDDGSKATNENTAEVTEVHHEEEQNTSGQGTK